The Candidatus Manganitrophaceae bacterium genome contains a region encoding:
- a CDS encoding M48 family peptidase yields the protein MNLCSHIYKTIAVSLLPFALLLSCRTTPVTQRSQFILIPESEEISMGLKAYKQILEKAKLSEDPDNIALVRRVGERIAAVANRPDYQWEFKLIEDDKLVNAFALPGGKVAVYTGILPLTNNETGLATVLAHEIAHAIARHGGERMTTGLLTQLGMAALEASLGGKGTGSSKMKAIKSAYGAGAQVGVLLPFNRRQELEADRIGLMLMAKAGYDPKEAALFWKRMSKLDKKKAPKFLSTHPSDAHRIKQIQLWLPEAERAYAATLPSQGVLLP from the coding sequence ATGAATCTGTGCAGCCATATTTACAAAACAATCGCCGTTTCCCTCCTCCCTTTCGCCTTGCTCCTCTCCTGCCGGACAACGCCGGTCACGCAGCGATCCCAGTTCATCCTGATTCCAGAATCGGAAGAGATCTCCATGGGACTGAAGGCCTACAAGCAGATCCTCGAAAAAGCAAAGCTCTCCGAAGACCCGGACAATATTGCCTTGGTCCGGCGTGTGGGGGAACGTATTGCCGCAGTGGCGAATCGGCCCGACTATCAATGGGAGTTCAAGCTAATCGAAGACGACAAGTTGGTCAATGCCTTTGCCCTGCCTGGAGGAAAGGTCGCAGTCTACACCGGGATTCTCCCGCTCACCAACAACGAGACCGGGCTGGCCACCGTCCTGGCCCACGAGATTGCTCACGCGATCGCACGGCATGGGGGTGAACGAATGACCACCGGCCTGCTGACCCAGCTCGGGATGGCGGCGCTGGAAGCAAGCCTGGGAGGAAAGGGAACCGGTTCAAGTAAGATGAAGGCCATTAAATCCGCGTATGGTGCCGGCGCTCAAGTGGGCGTCCTCCTCCCCTTCAACCGAAGACAGGAATTGGAGGCCGACCGCATCGGTCTCATGCTGATGGCGAAGGCCGGGTATGACCCAAAGGAAGCGGCCCTTTTCTGGAAACGCATGTCAAAGCTCGACAAGAAAAAAGCCCCTAAATTCCTTTCAACCCACCCCAGTGATGCCCACCGGATCAAGCAAATCCAACTTTGGCTCCCCGAAGCCGAGCGGGCATACGCGGCCACCTTACCCAGCCAAGGGGTTCTTTTGCCCTAG
- a CDS encoding glycosyltransferase: MKNLLIIFAKAPEPGQVKTRLLPFLSPEQAATLHEAFILDTLVNTERLPLQHALACTPSPEHPFFRQCGMEHTLLFVQQEGKHLGERMNHALEWGFSKGFEKVLLIGSDTPTLPKQFIREGLDRLDTHPWVIGPSLDGGYYLIGGTAPLPGLFNGVRWGTDEVLTKTLKMLEKQKTPCHLLPFWYDIDRPKDLVLLKSHITLSKAQGDFYPKLTWDKIEKLKQLCL; the protein is encoded by the coding sequence ATGAAAAACCTTCTGATCATATTTGCCAAGGCCCCGGAGCCCGGCCAGGTCAAAACACGGCTCCTCCCCTTTCTATCCCCGGAGCAAGCCGCGACCCTGCATGAGGCCTTTATTCTCGACACGCTTGTAAACACAGAACGTCTTCCCCTCCAACACGCGTTAGCCTGCACTCCAAGCCCGGAACATCCATTTTTTCGCCAATGCGGAATGGAACACACTCTTCTTTTCGTCCAACAGGAAGGGAAACACCTCGGAGAACGGATGAACCATGCCCTGGAATGGGGATTTTCAAAGGGCTTTGAGAAGGTCCTTCTGATTGGAAGCGATACTCCAACCTTACCGAAGCAATTTATCCGGGAAGGCCTTGACCGGCTCGACACACATCCCTGGGTCATCGGGCCGAGTCTAGACGGGGGATATTATTTGATCGGGGGAACGGCCCCCCTACCCGGCCTCTTCAACGGCGTCCGTTGGGGAACAGATGAGGTTCTGACAAAGACACTCAAAATGTTGGAAAAACAAAAAACCCCTTGCCATCTGCTTCCCTTCTGGTACGACATCGACCGGCCAAAAGACCTCGTCCTCCTCAAATCTCACATCACACTCTCAAAGGCACAAGGGGACTTTTATCCGAAACTTACCTGGGATAAAATAGAAAAATTGAAGCAGCTCTGTCTTTGA
- the hemG gene encoding protoporphyrinogen oxidase, producing MSRNKRKVIIIGGGITGLSTAYFLQEKAREADSPVDITLIEGEKRLGGKILTERVDDFIIEGGPDSFITQKPGALDLCRRLGMTDHLVRTCTVEKSVYILSGGKLMPLPEGFNLMVPGRLTPFLFSPLVSPYGKVRMGFDLLIPRKDSPEDESIASFVRRRLGEEALQKFAEPILAGIFAGDAEKLSLTATFPQFASLEKSSGSLIWGMWMRRWDTAKQGGAKPEWTLFVTLREGLSSLVEAVRGKLEGVRLISGEKVCAVIPQKEGYAVSLENETYTADVVVVTTKTGTAAGWIEGWDPSLSGFLREIKYVSTATVSLGFRREDVPHPLNGFGFVVPRRERRKIIATTWSSTKFPGRAPAGHVLIRAFIGGAHHEDLIDRDDAGLIALVRKELESILGIQAEPVVAKAFRWIKANPQYNLGHLDRVARIEKETQKHPGFFLAGAAYRGVGIPDCIRQGMETAEKIVQYGSAL from the coding sequence ATGTCTCGGAATAAAAGAAAGGTTATCATTATCGGCGGCGGAATTACGGGTCTCTCTACCGCTTACTTTCTCCAGGAGAAAGCAAGAGAGGCGGATTCCCCAGTCGATATCACCTTAATCGAGGGTGAAAAACGCCTTGGTGGGAAGATCCTTACCGAGCGAGTTGATGATTTCATCATCGAAGGGGGACCTGATTCTTTTATTACGCAGAAGCCGGGTGCCCTGGATCTTTGCCGTAGACTGGGCATGACCGATCACCTGGTCCGGACCTGTACGGTTGAGAAGTCGGTCTACATCCTTTCCGGCGGAAAACTGATGCCGCTTCCGGAAGGCTTTAATCTGATGGTTCCGGGCCGTTTGACGCCCTTTCTTTTCAGTCCCCTGGTATCTCCGTACGGGAAGGTTCGGATGGGGTTCGACCTTCTGATTCCAAGGAAGGATTCCCCTGAAGATGAATCGATAGCCTCCTTTGTCCGGCGGCGTCTGGGGGAGGAGGCCCTTCAGAAATTTGCTGAGCCGATTCTAGCGGGCATTTTTGCCGGTGACGCGGAAAAATTGAGTTTGACCGCGACCTTTCCTCAATTTGCTTCCTTGGAGAAAAGCAGCGGGAGCCTGATCTGGGGAATGTGGATGAGGCGATGGGATACGGCCAAGCAGGGGGGGGCGAAGCCGGAATGGACGCTCTTTGTCACGCTACGGGAGGGTCTCTCCAGCCTCGTGGAGGCTGTTCGCGGAAAGCTGGAGGGGGTCAGGCTGATTTCCGGTGAGAAGGTCTGTGCTGTTATCCCACAAAAAGAGGGCTATGCGGTCTCCCTCGAAAATGAGACATACACAGCTGACGTTGTGGTCGTCACGACAAAAACGGGCACGGCGGCGGGGTGGATTGAGGGATGGGACCCTTCGCTTTCTGGCTTTCTTAGAGAGATTAAATATGTTTCGACAGCGACTGTGTCGCTCGGCTTCCGAAGGGAAGATGTGCCCCATCCCCTGAACGGTTTTGGTTTTGTCGTTCCGCGGAGGGAAAGACGGAAGATTATTGCTACAACCTGGAGTTCCACAAAGTTTCCGGGCCGTGCCCCTGCGGGGCATGTTCTCATACGCGCCTTCATCGGAGGCGCGCATCACGAAGACCTTATCGACCGGGATGATGCTGGACTGATTGCCCTGGTCCGGAAAGAACTTGAGTCGATTCTGGGGATTCAGGCCGAACCCGTGGTGGCGAAGGCCTTCCGATGGATCAAGGCAAATCCGCAATACAATCTCGGTCATCTTGATCGTGTTGCCAGGATTGAGAAAGAAACCCAAAAACATCCCGGTTTTTTCTTGGCTGGGGCCGCTTATCGGGGTGTTGGAATTCCGGATTGTATTCGGCAGGGGATGGAGACGGCGGAGAAGATTGTCCAGTATGGGTCAGCCTTGTAA